Proteins encoded by one window of Vigna radiata var. radiata cultivar VC1973A chromosome 5, Vradiata_ver6, whole genome shotgun sequence:
- the LOC106762116 gene encoding phosphatidate phosphatase PAH2 isoform X1 yields the protein MQTVGRILSQGVYTVSGPFHPFGGAVDIVVVEQKDGSFKSSPWYVRFGKFQGVLKSREKVVDISVNGVPAGFQMHLDHKGEAYFLREVVAQEEDNLVFPPSSDNDKDEHSRRSKSCDYDAEGAVKSNSRRSRILGFVFGRRSLKQREGNGEAIGKRVGSLERAEIAANLLDLKWSTNFSGEKGQKVLANSSGDGNVVVDDDELKEEACFGRECDLNRKEVVYDIAESDVQVACVKVKLVEKELNGEEVSGVSAVDACDNSNDISKNDVSADGVYRETPETSKLGVSCSSEQAEDVMYLDGAAECEEVRVHVHDEVLHRATVLLSEGTEAVEVIEKADLGMPVLGISEFHSGVQQIDCLDSGDIMYNEVDIEDQSISTAPQTVKISLGHFSGEKVEPNYVIKPSSYSILDYQAISENMKDKDFSSTLSTPLDPVDDSLPRKASGRSPSLSSEDERFLFSDLDENAINNRPETTPFPEHLDKEDHVSYENDTEKLTAMSCPVVIPRNEAAGEKVGQHSGSLPNFSSRIDIMNQHDVRYPLSQSLQSRSKSLPCAFPPKVDLEFLKPDVDKGNNLTHEESGTKDYHHSGEIKDTTPKLPLGDDPSTQNPSPAGNWRLWPFSLRRAGSKDSILSPSLSDAKNTTDGNSLENTTNTVMNKDKPKPTAGSKDSILPPSLSDAKNTTDLESTISTVVNKDEPKPNFKKIKVRETTPTSEEVASLNLKDGMNTVTFTFSTAVLGNQQVDARIYLWKWNTRIVISDVDGTITRSDVLGQFMPLVGIDWSQTGVAHLYSAIKENGYQLLFLSARSISQAYLTRQFLVNLKQDGKVLPDGPVVISPDGLFPSLYREVIRRVPHEFKIACLEVIKDLFPSDCNPFYAGFGNRDTDEISYLKVGIPLGKIFIINPKGEVVVNRRVDSKSYASLHALVNGIFPPTNSHEQEDFNSWNFWKLPPPAIDI from the exons ATGCAAACGGTGGGGAGAATACTGAGTCAGGGCGTGTATACGGTTTCGGGGCCGTTTCATCCGTTCGGAGGCGCCGTCGATATTGTGGTGGTGGAACAGAAAGATGGCAGTTTCAAGTCGTCGCCCTGGTACGTTCGATTCGGCAAATTCCAGGGGGTTTTGAAGTCGAGGGAAAAGGTGGTGGATATCTCTGTCAACGGGGTGCCTGCTGGTTTCCAAATGCATCTCGATCATAAGGGGGAAGCTTACTTTCTCAGGGAAGTCGTTGCACAAGAAGAAGACAATTTGGTGTTTCCGCCTTCTTCTGACAATGATAAAGACGAACACTCTCGCAGGTCCAAGAGTTGCGATTATGATGCAGAGGGTGCGGTAAAGAGTAATTCTCGCCGTTCAAGAATACTTGGATTTGTTTTTGGGAGAAGGTCTTTGAAGCAGAGAGAGGGTAATGGTGAAGCGATTGGGAAAAGGGTGGGTTCGTTGGAGCGAGCTGAGATTGCAGCTAACTTGTTAGACCTCAAGTGGTCCACTAATTTCTCCGGGGAAAAAGGGCAAAAGGTTCTTGCTAACTCGTCTGGGGACGGTAACGTTGTCGTGGACGATGATGAGTTGAAAGAGGAAGCTTGTTTTGGTCGTGAGTGTGACTTGAATCGGAAGGAAGTAGTGTATGATATTGCAGAGTCTGACGTGCAAGTTGCGTGCGTGAAGGTGAAGCTTGTGGAAAAGGAATTGAATGGAGAAGAAGTTTCTGGGGTGAGCGCTGTTGATGCATGTGATAATAGTAATGATATTTCCAAAAACGATGTTTCCGCTGATGGGGTTTACCGTGAAACACCAGAGACCTCCAAGTTGGGCGTGTCGTGTTCTAGTGAACAAGCTGAAGATGTGATGTACCTTGATGGCGCAGCAGAATGTGAAGAAGTCCGCGTCCATGTCCATGATGAAGTCCTGCATCGTGCCACTGTACTGCTATCTGAG GGTACAGAAGCCGTGGAAGTTATTGAGAAGGCCGATCTTGGGATGCCAGTACTGGGGATCTCTGAGTTCCATTCTGGGGTTCAGCAAATAGATTGTTTGGATTCTGGTGATATTATGTATAATGAGGTGGATATTGAAGATCAATCAATATCTACAGCACCTCAAACTGTCAAAATTAGCCTGGGACATTTTTCAGGTGAGAAAGTTGAGCCCAATTATGTTATCAAACCTTCCAGCTACAGCATTCTGGATTACCAAGCCATAAGCGAGAATATGAAGGACAAGGACTTCTCCAGCACATTATCGACTCCTCTGGACCCTGTTGATGATTCTTTACCTAGAAAAGCATCAGGGAGATCACCATCACTAAGTTCAGAGGATGAAAGATTCCTTTTCAGTGACCTTGATGAAAATGCAATCAATAATCGACCTGAGACAACACCCTTCCCTGAACATTTAGATAAAGAAGATCATGTTTCTTATGAGAATGACACTGAAAAGTTAACTGCAATGTCGTGTCCCGTAGTCATTCCTAGAAATGAAGCTGCTGGAGAGAAAGTTGGGCAACATTCGGGATCCTTGCCAAACTTTTCTTCTAGAATTGACATTATGAATCAACATGATGTCCGTTACCCTTTAAGTCAATCACTGCAATCAAGATCAAAATCTTTGCCATGTGCATTTCCTCCAAAAGTTGATTTAGAATTTCTAAAACCTGATGTAGACAAAGGAAACAACCTAACACACGAGGAGTCAGGTACCAAGGATTATCATCATTCTGGGGAAATCAAAGACACAACTCCGAAGCTTCCCCTTG GAGATGATCCATCAACACAGAACCCTTCCCCTGCTGGAAACTGGAGACTTTGGCCTTTCTCCTTGAGGAGAGCTGGATCTAAAGATTCTATATTGTCGCCGTCTCTAAGTGATGCCAAAAACACTACTGATGGTAATTCTCTAGAGAATACTACTAACACAGTTATGAACAAAGATAAACCCAAACCCACAGCAGGATCTAAAGATTCTATATTGCCGCCTTCTCTAAGTGATGCCAAAAACACTACTGATCTAGAGAGTACGATTAGCACCGTTGTGAACAAAGATGAACCCAAacccaattttaaaaaaataaaggttaGGGAAACAACTCCAACTTCTGAAGAAGTAGCCTCCTTGAATCTGAAGGATGGGATGAATACTGTGACCTTCACTTTCTCTACAGCTGTGCTGGGGAATCAGCAG GTCGATGCTCGAATATATCTGTGGAAATGGAACACTCGCATAGTGATCTCTGATGTGGATGGTACAATTACAAG GTCGGATGTTCTTGGTCAGTTCATGCCTTTGGTTGGTATTGACTGGTCACAGACAGGTGTTGCACATTTATACTCTGCTATTAAG GAGAATGGTtaccaacttctttttcttagTGCTCGTTCAATTTCTCAGGCCTATCTTACACGACAATTCCTAGTTAATCTTAAACAG GATGGAAAAGTTTTACCCGATGGTCCTGTTGTTATTTCTCCTGATGGACTTTTTCCTTCTCTGTATCGGGAAG TTATTAGGAGGGTTCCCCACGAATTCAAAATTGCATGCTTAGAG GTCATCAAGGATCTTTTTCCTTCTGATTGCAATCCTTTCTATGCTGGTTTTGGTAATAGGGATACGGATGAAATCAGCTACCTTAAGGTTGGAATTCCCTTGGGAAAAATCTTCATAATTAATCCCAAG GGAGAGGTTGTTGTAAACCGTCGCGTTGACTCAAAATCATATGCTTCTCTGCATGCTCTCGTGAATGGAATATTCCCCCCTACGAACTCCCATGAACAG GAGGACTTTAACTCTTGGAATTTTTGGAAACTACCACCTCCTGCTATAGATATTTGA
- the LOC106762116 gene encoding phosphatidate phosphatase PAH2 isoform X4, protein MQTVGRILSQGVYTVSGPFHPFGGAVDIVVVEQKDGSFKSSPWYVRFGKFQGVLKSREKVVDISVNGVPAGFQMHLDHKGEAYFLREVVAQEEDNLVFPPSSDNDKDEHSRRSKSCDYDAEGAVKSNSRRSRILGFVFGRRSLKQREGNGEAIGKRVGSLERAEIAANLLDLKWSTNFSGEKGQKVLANSSGDGNVVVDDDELKEEACFGRECDLNRKEVVYDIAESDVQVACVKVKLVEKELNGEEVSGVSAVDACDNSNDISKNDVSADGVYRETPETSKLGVSCSSEQAEDVMYLDGAAECEEVRVHVHDEVLHRATVLLSEGTEAVEVIEKADLGMPVLGISEFHSGVQQIDCLDSGDIMYNEVDIEDQSISTAPQTVKISLGHFSGEKVEPNYVIKPSSYSILDYQAISENMKDKDFSSTLSTPLDPVDDSLPRKASGRSPSLSSEDERFLFSDLDENAINNRPETTPFPEHLDKEDHVSYENDTEKLTAMSCPVVIPRNEAAGEKVGQHSGSLPNFSSRIDIMNQHDVRYPLSQSLQSRSKSLPCAFPPKVDLEFLKPDVDKGNNLTHEESGTKDYHHSGEIKDTTPKLPLGDDPSTQNPSPAGNWRLWPFSLRRAGSKDSILSPSLSDAKNTTDGNSLENTTNTVMNKDKPKPTAGSKDSILPPSLSDAKNTTDLESTISTVVNKDEPKPNFKKIKVRETTPTSEEVASLNLKDGMNTVTFTFSTAVLGNQQVDARIYLWKWNTRIVISDVDGTITRRMVTNFFFLVLVQFLRPILHDNS, encoded by the exons ATGCAAACGGTGGGGAGAATACTGAGTCAGGGCGTGTATACGGTTTCGGGGCCGTTTCATCCGTTCGGAGGCGCCGTCGATATTGTGGTGGTGGAACAGAAAGATGGCAGTTTCAAGTCGTCGCCCTGGTACGTTCGATTCGGCAAATTCCAGGGGGTTTTGAAGTCGAGGGAAAAGGTGGTGGATATCTCTGTCAACGGGGTGCCTGCTGGTTTCCAAATGCATCTCGATCATAAGGGGGAAGCTTACTTTCTCAGGGAAGTCGTTGCACAAGAAGAAGACAATTTGGTGTTTCCGCCTTCTTCTGACAATGATAAAGACGAACACTCTCGCAGGTCCAAGAGTTGCGATTATGATGCAGAGGGTGCGGTAAAGAGTAATTCTCGCCGTTCAAGAATACTTGGATTTGTTTTTGGGAGAAGGTCTTTGAAGCAGAGAGAGGGTAATGGTGAAGCGATTGGGAAAAGGGTGGGTTCGTTGGAGCGAGCTGAGATTGCAGCTAACTTGTTAGACCTCAAGTGGTCCACTAATTTCTCCGGGGAAAAAGGGCAAAAGGTTCTTGCTAACTCGTCTGGGGACGGTAACGTTGTCGTGGACGATGATGAGTTGAAAGAGGAAGCTTGTTTTGGTCGTGAGTGTGACTTGAATCGGAAGGAAGTAGTGTATGATATTGCAGAGTCTGACGTGCAAGTTGCGTGCGTGAAGGTGAAGCTTGTGGAAAAGGAATTGAATGGAGAAGAAGTTTCTGGGGTGAGCGCTGTTGATGCATGTGATAATAGTAATGATATTTCCAAAAACGATGTTTCCGCTGATGGGGTTTACCGTGAAACACCAGAGACCTCCAAGTTGGGCGTGTCGTGTTCTAGTGAACAAGCTGAAGATGTGATGTACCTTGATGGCGCAGCAGAATGTGAAGAAGTCCGCGTCCATGTCCATGATGAAGTCCTGCATCGTGCCACTGTACTGCTATCTGAG GGTACAGAAGCCGTGGAAGTTATTGAGAAGGCCGATCTTGGGATGCCAGTACTGGGGATCTCTGAGTTCCATTCTGGGGTTCAGCAAATAGATTGTTTGGATTCTGGTGATATTATGTATAATGAGGTGGATATTGAAGATCAATCAATATCTACAGCACCTCAAACTGTCAAAATTAGCCTGGGACATTTTTCAGGTGAGAAAGTTGAGCCCAATTATGTTATCAAACCTTCCAGCTACAGCATTCTGGATTACCAAGCCATAAGCGAGAATATGAAGGACAAGGACTTCTCCAGCACATTATCGACTCCTCTGGACCCTGTTGATGATTCTTTACCTAGAAAAGCATCAGGGAGATCACCATCACTAAGTTCAGAGGATGAAAGATTCCTTTTCAGTGACCTTGATGAAAATGCAATCAATAATCGACCTGAGACAACACCCTTCCCTGAACATTTAGATAAAGAAGATCATGTTTCTTATGAGAATGACACTGAAAAGTTAACTGCAATGTCGTGTCCCGTAGTCATTCCTAGAAATGAAGCTGCTGGAGAGAAAGTTGGGCAACATTCGGGATCCTTGCCAAACTTTTCTTCTAGAATTGACATTATGAATCAACATGATGTCCGTTACCCTTTAAGTCAATCACTGCAATCAAGATCAAAATCTTTGCCATGTGCATTTCCTCCAAAAGTTGATTTAGAATTTCTAAAACCTGATGTAGACAAAGGAAACAACCTAACACACGAGGAGTCAGGTACCAAGGATTATCATCATTCTGGGGAAATCAAAGACACAACTCCGAAGCTTCCCCTTG GAGATGATCCATCAACACAGAACCCTTCCCCTGCTGGAAACTGGAGACTTTGGCCTTTCTCCTTGAGGAGAGCTGGATCTAAAGATTCTATATTGTCGCCGTCTCTAAGTGATGCCAAAAACACTACTGATGGTAATTCTCTAGAGAATACTACTAACACAGTTATGAACAAAGATAAACCCAAACCCACAGCAGGATCTAAAGATTCTATATTGCCGCCTTCTCTAAGTGATGCCAAAAACACTACTGATCTAGAGAGTACGATTAGCACCGTTGTGAACAAAGATGAACCCAAacccaattttaaaaaaataaaggttaGGGAAACAACTCCAACTTCTGAAGAAGTAGCCTCCTTGAATCTGAAGGATGGGATGAATACTGTGACCTTCACTTTCTCTACAGCTGTGCTGGGGAATCAGCAG GTCGATGCTCGAATATATCTGTGGAAATGGAACACTCGCATAGTGATCTCTGATGTGGATGGTACAATTACAAG GAGAATGGTtaccaacttctttttcttagTGCTCGTTCAATTTCTCAGGCCTATCTTACACGACAATTCCTAG
- the LOC106762116 gene encoding phosphatidate phosphatase PAH2 isoform X2: MQTVGRILSQGVYTVSGPFHPFGGAVDIVVVEQKDGSFKSSPWYVRFGKFQGVLKSREKVVDISVNGVPAGFQMHLDHKGEAYFLREVVAQEEDNLVFPPSSDNDKDEHSRRSKSCDYDAEGAVKSNSRRSRILGFVFGRRSLKQREGNGEAIGKRVGSLERAEIAANLLDLKWSTNFSGEKGQKVLANSSGDGNVVVDDDELKEEACFGRECDLNRKEVVYDIAESDVQVACVKVKLVEKELNGEEVSGVSAVDACDNSNDISKNDVSADGVYRETPETSKLGVSCSSEQAEDVMYLDGAAECEEVRVHVHDEVLHRATVLLSEGTEAVEVIEKADLGMPVLGISEFHSGVQQIDCLDSGDIMYNEVDIEDQSISTAPQTVKISLGHFSGEKVEPNYVIKPSSYSILDYQAISENMKDKDFSSTLSTPLDPVDDSLPRKASGRSPSLSSEDERFLFSDLDENAINNRPETTPFPEHLDKEDHVSYENDTEKLTAMSCPVVIPRNEAAGEKVGQHSGSLPNFSSRIDIMNQHDVRYPLSQSLQSRSKSLPCAFPPKVDLEFLKPDVDKGNNLTHEESGTKDYHHSGEIKDTTPKLPLGDDPSTQNPSPAGNWRLWPFSLRRAGSKDSILSPSLSDAKNTTDGNSLENTTNTVMNKDKPKPTAGSKDSILPPSLSDAKNTTDLESTISTVVNKDEPKPNFKKIKVRETTPTSEEVASLNLKDGMNTVTFTFSTAVLGNQQVDARIYLWKWNTRIVISDVDGTITRSDVLGQFMPLVGIDWSQTGVAHLYSAIKENGYQLLFLSARSISQAYLTRQFLVNLKQDGKVLPDGPVVISPDGLFPSLYREGIRMKSATLRLEFPWEKSS; this comes from the exons ATGCAAACGGTGGGGAGAATACTGAGTCAGGGCGTGTATACGGTTTCGGGGCCGTTTCATCCGTTCGGAGGCGCCGTCGATATTGTGGTGGTGGAACAGAAAGATGGCAGTTTCAAGTCGTCGCCCTGGTACGTTCGATTCGGCAAATTCCAGGGGGTTTTGAAGTCGAGGGAAAAGGTGGTGGATATCTCTGTCAACGGGGTGCCTGCTGGTTTCCAAATGCATCTCGATCATAAGGGGGAAGCTTACTTTCTCAGGGAAGTCGTTGCACAAGAAGAAGACAATTTGGTGTTTCCGCCTTCTTCTGACAATGATAAAGACGAACACTCTCGCAGGTCCAAGAGTTGCGATTATGATGCAGAGGGTGCGGTAAAGAGTAATTCTCGCCGTTCAAGAATACTTGGATTTGTTTTTGGGAGAAGGTCTTTGAAGCAGAGAGAGGGTAATGGTGAAGCGATTGGGAAAAGGGTGGGTTCGTTGGAGCGAGCTGAGATTGCAGCTAACTTGTTAGACCTCAAGTGGTCCACTAATTTCTCCGGGGAAAAAGGGCAAAAGGTTCTTGCTAACTCGTCTGGGGACGGTAACGTTGTCGTGGACGATGATGAGTTGAAAGAGGAAGCTTGTTTTGGTCGTGAGTGTGACTTGAATCGGAAGGAAGTAGTGTATGATATTGCAGAGTCTGACGTGCAAGTTGCGTGCGTGAAGGTGAAGCTTGTGGAAAAGGAATTGAATGGAGAAGAAGTTTCTGGGGTGAGCGCTGTTGATGCATGTGATAATAGTAATGATATTTCCAAAAACGATGTTTCCGCTGATGGGGTTTACCGTGAAACACCAGAGACCTCCAAGTTGGGCGTGTCGTGTTCTAGTGAACAAGCTGAAGATGTGATGTACCTTGATGGCGCAGCAGAATGTGAAGAAGTCCGCGTCCATGTCCATGATGAAGTCCTGCATCGTGCCACTGTACTGCTATCTGAG GGTACAGAAGCCGTGGAAGTTATTGAGAAGGCCGATCTTGGGATGCCAGTACTGGGGATCTCTGAGTTCCATTCTGGGGTTCAGCAAATAGATTGTTTGGATTCTGGTGATATTATGTATAATGAGGTGGATATTGAAGATCAATCAATATCTACAGCACCTCAAACTGTCAAAATTAGCCTGGGACATTTTTCAGGTGAGAAAGTTGAGCCCAATTATGTTATCAAACCTTCCAGCTACAGCATTCTGGATTACCAAGCCATAAGCGAGAATATGAAGGACAAGGACTTCTCCAGCACATTATCGACTCCTCTGGACCCTGTTGATGATTCTTTACCTAGAAAAGCATCAGGGAGATCACCATCACTAAGTTCAGAGGATGAAAGATTCCTTTTCAGTGACCTTGATGAAAATGCAATCAATAATCGACCTGAGACAACACCCTTCCCTGAACATTTAGATAAAGAAGATCATGTTTCTTATGAGAATGACACTGAAAAGTTAACTGCAATGTCGTGTCCCGTAGTCATTCCTAGAAATGAAGCTGCTGGAGAGAAAGTTGGGCAACATTCGGGATCCTTGCCAAACTTTTCTTCTAGAATTGACATTATGAATCAACATGATGTCCGTTACCCTTTAAGTCAATCACTGCAATCAAGATCAAAATCTTTGCCATGTGCATTTCCTCCAAAAGTTGATTTAGAATTTCTAAAACCTGATGTAGACAAAGGAAACAACCTAACACACGAGGAGTCAGGTACCAAGGATTATCATCATTCTGGGGAAATCAAAGACACAACTCCGAAGCTTCCCCTTG GAGATGATCCATCAACACAGAACCCTTCCCCTGCTGGAAACTGGAGACTTTGGCCTTTCTCCTTGAGGAGAGCTGGATCTAAAGATTCTATATTGTCGCCGTCTCTAAGTGATGCCAAAAACACTACTGATGGTAATTCTCTAGAGAATACTACTAACACAGTTATGAACAAAGATAAACCCAAACCCACAGCAGGATCTAAAGATTCTATATTGCCGCCTTCTCTAAGTGATGCCAAAAACACTACTGATCTAGAGAGTACGATTAGCACCGTTGTGAACAAAGATGAACCCAAacccaattttaaaaaaataaaggttaGGGAAACAACTCCAACTTCTGAAGAAGTAGCCTCCTTGAATCTGAAGGATGGGATGAATACTGTGACCTTCACTTTCTCTACAGCTGTGCTGGGGAATCAGCAG GTCGATGCTCGAATATATCTGTGGAAATGGAACACTCGCATAGTGATCTCTGATGTGGATGGTACAATTACAAG GTCGGATGTTCTTGGTCAGTTCATGCCTTTGGTTGGTATTGACTGGTCACAGACAGGTGTTGCACATTTATACTCTGCTATTAAG GAGAATGGTtaccaacttctttttcttagTGCTCGTTCAATTTCTCAGGCCTATCTTACACGACAATTCCTAGTTAATCTTAAACAG GATGGAAAAGTTTTACCCGATGGTCCTGTTGTTATTTCTCCTGATGGACTTTTTCCTTCTCTGTATCGGGAAG GGATACGGATGAAATCAGCTACCTTAAGGTTGGAATTCCCTTGGGAAAAATCTTCATAA
- the LOC106762116 gene encoding phosphatidate phosphatase PAH2 isoform X3, translated as MQTVGRILSQGVYTVSGPFHPFGGAVDIVVVEQKDGSFKSSPWYVRFGKFQGVLKSREKVVDISVNGVPAGFQMHLDHKGEAYFLREVVAQEEDNLVFPPSSDNDKDEHSRRSKSCDYDAEGAVKSNSRRSRILGFVFGRRSLKQREGNGEAIGKRVGSLERAEIAANLLDLKWSTNFSGEKGQKVLANSSGDGNVVVDDDELKEEACFGRECDLNRKEVVYDIAESDVQVACVKVKLVEKELNGEEVSGVSAVDACDNSNDISKNDVSADGVYRETPETSKLGVSCSSEQAEDVMYLDGAAECEEVRVHVHDEVLHRATVLLSEGTEAVEVIEKADLGMPVLGISEFHSGVQQIDCLDSGDIMYNEVDIEDQSISTAPQTVKISLGHFSGEKVEPNYVIKPSSYSILDYQAISENMKDKDFSSTLSTPLDPVDDSLPRKASGRSPSLSSEDERFLFSDLDENAINNRPETTPFPEHLDKEDHVSYENDTEKLTAMSCPVVIPRNEAAGEKVGQHSGSLPNFSSRIDIMNQHDVRYPLSQSLQSRSKSLPCAFPPKVDLEFLKPDVDKGNNLTHEESGTKDYHHSGEIKDTTPKLPLGDDPSTQNPSPAGNWRLWPFSLRRAGSKDSILSPSLSDAKNTTDGNSLENTTNTVMNKDKPKPTAGSKDSILPPSLSDAKNTTDLESTISTVVNKDEPKPNFKKIKVRETTPTSEEVASLNLKDGMNTVTFTFSTAVLGNQQVDARIYLWKWNTRIVISDVDGTITRSDVLGQFMPLVGIDWSQTGVAHLYSAIKENGYQLLFLSARSISQAYLTRQFLVNLKQDGKVLPDGPVVISPDGLFPSLYREVIRRVPHEFKIACLEGYG; from the exons ATGCAAACGGTGGGGAGAATACTGAGTCAGGGCGTGTATACGGTTTCGGGGCCGTTTCATCCGTTCGGAGGCGCCGTCGATATTGTGGTGGTGGAACAGAAAGATGGCAGTTTCAAGTCGTCGCCCTGGTACGTTCGATTCGGCAAATTCCAGGGGGTTTTGAAGTCGAGGGAAAAGGTGGTGGATATCTCTGTCAACGGGGTGCCTGCTGGTTTCCAAATGCATCTCGATCATAAGGGGGAAGCTTACTTTCTCAGGGAAGTCGTTGCACAAGAAGAAGACAATTTGGTGTTTCCGCCTTCTTCTGACAATGATAAAGACGAACACTCTCGCAGGTCCAAGAGTTGCGATTATGATGCAGAGGGTGCGGTAAAGAGTAATTCTCGCCGTTCAAGAATACTTGGATTTGTTTTTGGGAGAAGGTCTTTGAAGCAGAGAGAGGGTAATGGTGAAGCGATTGGGAAAAGGGTGGGTTCGTTGGAGCGAGCTGAGATTGCAGCTAACTTGTTAGACCTCAAGTGGTCCACTAATTTCTCCGGGGAAAAAGGGCAAAAGGTTCTTGCTAACTCGTCTGGGGACGGTAACGTTGTCGTGGACGATGATGAGTTGAAAGAGGAAGCTTGTTTTGGTCGTGAGTGTGACTTGAATCGGAAGGAAGTAGTGTATGATATTGCAGAGTCTGACGTGCAAGTTGCGTGCGTGAAGGTGAAGCTTGTGGAAAAGGAATTGAATGGAGAAGAAGTTTCTGGGGTGAGCGCTGTTGATGCATGTGATAATAGTAATGATATTTCCAAAAACGATGTTTCCGCTGATGGGGTTTACCGTGAAACACCAGAGACCTCCAAGTTGGGCGTGTCGTGTTCTAGTGAACAAGCTGAAGATGTGATGTACCTTGATGGCGCAGCAGAATGTGAAGAAGTCCGCGTCCATGTCCATGATGAAGTCCTGCATCGTGCCACTGTACTGCTATCTGAG GGTACAGAAGCCGTGGAAGTTATTGAGAAGGCCGATCTTGGGATGCCAGTACTGGGGATCTCTGAGTTCCATTCTGGGGTTCAGCAAATAGATTGTTTGGATTCTGGTGATATTATGTATAATGAGGTGGATATTGAAGATCAATCAATATCTACAGCACCTCAAACTGTCAAAATTAGCCTGGGACATTTTTCAGGTGAGAAAGTTGAGCCCAATTATGTTATCAAACCTTCCAGCTACAGCATTCTGGATTACCAAGCCATAAGCGAGAATATGAAGGACAAGGACTTCTCCAGCACATTATCGACTCCTCTGGACCCTGTTGATGATTCTTTACCTAGAAAAGCATCAGGGAGATCACCATCACTAAGTTCAGAGGATGAAAGATTCCTTTTCAGTGACCTTGATGAAAATGCAATCAATAATCGACCTGAGACAACACCCTTCCCTGAACATTTAGATAAAGAAGATCATGTTTCTTATGAGAATGACACTGAAAAGTTAACTGCAATGTCGTGTCCCGTAGTCATTCCTAGAAATGAAGCTGCTGGAGAGAAAGTTGGGCAACATTCGGGATCCTTGCCAAACTTTTCTTCTAGAATTGACATTATGAATCAACATGATGTCCGTTACCCTTTAAGTCAATCACTGCAATCAAGATCAAAATCTTTGCCATGTGCATTTCCTCCAAAAGTTGATTTAGAATTTCTAAAACCTGATGTAGACAAAGGAAACAACCTAACACACGAGGAGTCAGGTACCAAGGATTATCATCATTCTGGGGAAATCAAAGACACAACTCCGAAGCTTCCCCTTG GAGATGATCCATCAACACAGAACCCTTCCCCTGCTGGAAACTGGAGACTTTGGCCTTTCTCCTTGAGGAGAGCTGGATCTAAAGATTCTATATTGTCGCCGTCTCTAAGTGATGCCAAAAACACTACTGATGGTAATTCTCTAGAGAATACTACTAACACAGTTATGAACAAAGATAAACCCAAACCCACAGCAGGATCTAAAGATTCTATATTGCCGCCTTCTCTAAGTGATGCCAAAAACACTACTGATCTAGAGAGTACGATTAGCACCGTTGTGAACAAAGATGAACCCAAacccaattttaaaaaaataaaggttaGGGAAACAACTCCAACTTCTGAAGAAGTAGCCTCCTTGAATCTGAAGGATGGGATGAATACTGTGACCTTCACTTTCTCTACAGCTGTGCTGGGGAATCAGCAG GTCGATGCTCGAATATATCTGTGGAAATGGAACACTCGCATAGTGATCTCTGATGTGGATGGTACAATTACAAG GTCGGATGTTCTTGGTCAGTTCATGCCTTTGGTTGGTATTGACTGGTCACAGACAGGTGTTGCACATTTATACTCTGCTATTAAG GAGAATGGTtaccaacttctttttcttagTGCTCGTTCAATTTCTCAGGCCTATCTTACACGACAATTCCTAGTTAATCTTAAACAG GATGGAAAAGTTTTACCCGATGGTCCTGTTGTTATTTCTCCTGATGGACTTTTTCCTTCTCTGTATCGGGAAG TTATTAGGAGGGTTCCCCACGAATTCAAAATTGCATGCTTAGAG GGATACGGATGA